GAACCCACATGGCACACAAACAACTAGAACTGGAAGTAAGAAACAAACAGCTTATTGAAGAAGATGGTTTCACATTCAAGGATTTAAATAACAATGGAAATCTTGACCCTTACGAGGATTGGCGATTAAGTCCGGAAGAACGGGCAAGAAATCTAGTTTCCTTAATGAATATCGATGAAAAAATTGGGATGATGCTGATTAACACGCGCAGGATGGGTCTTTATCAAGAGGATAAGAGTAAAACAAGCCATAACGGTGTGTTAGATGAAGCGATTGTGGAAAAGGGAGAAAGTATCTTTGCTACCAGCAAAGTATATGGAACGACCCATACAATAGAGAATAGACATTTACGCCATTTCATTTTACGCGATAATTTCAGTCCGGGAGAAACAGCGGAATGGATTAATACAATGAATGAAGTAGCAGAGGGAACACGATTAGGTATTCCAGTCATCGTTGCTTCCAATTCAAGAAATGAAAATGGGGAATCTATCTTTGGCATGAATGATGCAATTGGTATCTTTTCCACATGGCCAGGCACATTGGGACTTGCAGCAGCAGCGATGGGCGATATTAAAAAGGGCGGGGATGCCTCGATCATCAGTGAATTTTCCAAAATTGCCCAAACGGAATGGAATGCAACCGGTTTAAGAAAAGGGTATATGTATATGGCGGATGTTGTCACAGATCCGAGATGGCAGCGAACGTATGGTACATTCGGTGAGGATCCAGAATTTATTGCAGACGCAATTGGCCGGATTATTGAAGCATTTCAAGGGAAAACGTTAGGTAAAAACAGCATAGCGATGACAACAAAGCATTTCCCTGGTGGAGGACCAAGGGAAAATGGCTTTGACCCGCATTATAAAGAAGGAAAATGGAATCTTTATCCTACTCCAGGAAGTTTAGAAAAATATCATCTGCCACCGTTTCGAGCAGCTGTCGAACATGGAACGTCTTCCATCATGCCTTATTACTCGATCCCAAGCATCAAGAAGAGTGTGGTTCAGGAATTTGAAGGCGAAGATATTCCTTTCGAAGAGGTTGGGTTTGCATTTAATCAATATTTCATTGAATATATGCTTCGCAAAAAGCTTGGCTTCAAAGGCTATATTAACAGTGACAGCGGTATCGTTAACAATATGAGCTGGGGCGTTGAAAGTCTAAGTATTGCCGAGCGTTTTGCGAAAGCTGTGAATGCAGGAACAGATATCATTGCAGATACAAATGATATTGAAAACCTGAAAAAAGCAGTAGATCAAGGCTGGATCAGTGAAAAGCGGATCAATGAAGCAAATGAAAGACTGTTTACCGAAATGTTTGCGTTAGGTCTGTTTGATGACCGTACGTACAATTCACCAGAAAATGCGGATGAAGTAGTCAATACTCCGGCACATTGGGATGCAGCCTATGAAGCACATAAAAAATCAGTTACCGTTTTGAAAAATTCAAAAGAAACGTTGCCATTAACTGCGGACAAACTGGAAGGTAAAAAAGTGTATATGAAAGCTTATCATAAGGACACAGAACATGCAGCGACGTATACGGAGCAGGCATTGGCGGATGCGAAGGAATTAGGTCAATTTGAGTTAACCGATGCGTATGAAGAAGCGGATATCGCAATCTTGTTCCTGCAGCCGAAATCGGGCACTTATTTTAATGCAACACCAGGATTGCTGGAACTCGGTTTATGTGAAAATAAATCCTTAAAAGCGTTGGACGGTGCTCCATATGAAGAAACTACTTTAAGCGAAATCGAGCATTTAAATAAAGTGGCAGAGAACATCCGCAGCCGCGGCGGAAAAGTCATTATCAGTGTAAATGTGATCTTGCCATGGATTCTTGGAAATGTAGAACCATTGGCAGATGCCCTGGTTGCCGGGTACGATACATTCTTCAAAGCACAGCTTGAAATTATGGCTGGAAACGAACAGCCAACAGGTGTCTTACCGTTGACATTACCAGCAAGTGAAGAAGTGATTGCCGTCGATGAAGAAGGTAATTGTGCATCAAGGAATGACGTTCCTGGCTATGACAAAGATAAATATATGCCAGAGGGAATCAGCTATGCGTATAAAGACAGCGACGAAAATGTTTATAGGCTAGGACATGGTTTACAGTATAATGGATGAGGTGAATGAGGGGATTTAACTGGTATCAGTCCTCTACCTGAAGATAATGTTTCCATTAAATACAGCAAGAGTAATCGTCATCACTTACCTGAGACGATTACTCTTTTTTGCTGCTTTTAAATTTAAATATTAACTATCTTAAGCTAATGCTTTTTCAACTTCATCCTTTAATTGCTGAGCATCTATTTCAACAGGATATTGAAATTCCTTGTCGTTAATGAAAACAGTCGGTACCATTTTCACTTGACGTTTAATTGCTTCCGCTGTGATCTTTAAGCTTAAGTCAATCGTATTAGGCTCTTCTTTTAATCCGTACTGTTCCGTTAACATTTTTTTAATGGAGTCGCTGTCAGACTCACTCCATTGGCTTTGGTTCTCGAATAGTTCCTTCATTATCTCATAAATACGTTGTGGATCATTATAGTCAAAAAATAGATTTACTAACGTACCATATAACAGCATTTCCCGTGGCTTGTCATAATGTTTAATGACATATTGCACTTGGCCATTTTCAATATAAGGTGCTAAACTTTGATCTGCTGCTTCGAAAAATGTTGCACAGTAAGGGCATGCCAGGTTTAAAAATACTTCAACTTTTACAGGTGCTTCTAGATTACCATAGCTTAGAAATGCGTTTTCAACGAACTTTGTCATGTGGATTCCCCCAATATTATTTTAAGTTACTTGGAATAAGCGCTTCATCAATGTTAACGGCTTCTTCAATACTGATTTCAGATTCAAGCAGTTCTGCTGCAAAGAATGTATCTGCTAATTGCTGCTGACTAGTAATAATTTCTTCATCGATCTTTTCGACGCCGAATGTACGACGATCATTTGCTTGTTGAAGTGGAGCAGTGTCCAGACCTAATTCAGTGGCTAAGATTTCGGCAACTTCTGTTTTATTTTCATTGGCCCATTGATCAGCATTTTGCAACTCTTCCAAGATTATTTTTACAACTTCTGGTTTGTTGGATAAAAATTCTTCAGTTCCAAAATAGAATGTACGGTTTTCAGTTAAACCTGTACCATTCAGAATTGTACGTGTTTCAACTGTGTTCTCTACGATTGCCAAGTATGGATCCCATGTGCCGTAGACATCAAACTCGTCTTTCGTAAACGCTGCTAAACCTTCTGCAGCATCCTTATAAAACTTAATATCTACTTCATCTAAGGAAATACCCGCTTCTTCTAATGCTACTAATAATAAATAGTGTTGGTTACCACCTCTCGTTACCCCAATTTTTTTTCCTTTAAAATCCTCTACGGTTTCAATATCTGAGTCTGCTTTGGTAACCAATGCCACACCCTCCGGATAGGGTGCTTCAGAAGCGAGGTAGTTTAACTGGTGACCGCCAGATTGCATGAATACTGCGTTACCATCTGATGCATGGCCAAAATCAATATTATTCGTGTTTAGTGCCTCTAACAATACGGTTCCAGTAGTAAATACCTTCCATTCAATCGTATAGCCAGCTTCATTTAATGCTTCATCTAAATTACCATGCTCCTTTAAAATATTGATGGTATTACCCTTTTGATAGCCAATCGTAATGACTTCATTTTCACTATTACCGCTATTTGTTGCGTCTGCGTTTGAATCACCACCACTGCTGCAGGCAGCTAATACAAATAGCGCTATTACTAAAAGTAATATTGTCTTTTTCATGCTTATCCCCCTAAAATTTGATTGAGTATTTTTTTCTCATAGCAGGTAAATTTTTCATTGCGTTCGCGAGGTCTTGGTAAATCAATTTCTTGATCTAATTGGATAACCCCTTTGTCAATGACGATGACACGATCGGCTAGATGTACTGCTTCTGTTACGTCGTGGGTAACAAGAAGGGAAGTGAATTGCTGCTGCTCCCATAGTCCTTCTATTAATTTCTGCATTTCCATACGCGTCAGTGCATCAAGTGCACCGAGCGGTTCGTCAAATAATAAAATATCAGGATTGCTTGCTAATGCACGAGCAAGAGCAATACGTTGTTTTTGTCCGCCTGATAATTGATCAGGCCAATCACTTTGCTTATCAATCAGTCCTACTTTTTCAAGTGATTCTTTTGCTGCCGTTTGATTAACCGATCCAAGAGCAATATTATTTAAATTATTTTTCCACGGAAGGAGGCGATCATCTTGAAACATAATACGAATTTTCGGCTTCTTGTTTTCCCCGCTTGTAAACAATAATGTCCCTTTTGTGACCTCTTCTAATTTGGCGATAATGCGTAAGAGTGTACTTTTTCCACAGCCACTGCGCCCAACAATAGCGGTAAAACTTCCTTGTTCAATCGATAAGTCGATGCCATGCAATACTTCATTATCGCCATAGCTTTTACTTACATCTTTCAGTTCAATATTAAACATCACATCACCTCAATCTGATTCCAATTGCTACTATTTGTTGAAGGCAGCGTTCCATTTTAATAATCGTTGTTCAAACAACTTGGCAATAACATCCGATAACTTACCTAAGATGGCGTAAAGCACAATCGTTAGAACTACAATATCCATTTGCATAAATTCACGGGCACTCGTTGCCATAAAGCCGATCCCTGAATCTGCGCCAATTGTTTCTGCAACAATTAATGACATCCACATAACTCCAAGCGCATAGCGAATACCGACTAAAATCGAAGGTAAGGAGCCCGGAAGGATAATGTTCGTAAATAAATTCCATTTTGATAACCCATAAACAGAACCCATCTCAATTAACCTGCGATCAACATTTTTAATACCATTAAATGTATTTATGTAAATTGGAAACATTACTCCTACTGCAACTAAAAATACTTTTGCGCTTTCGCCAATTCCGAACCATAAAATGACGAGAGGAATTAACGCCAAATGGGGAATTGTACGAACCATTTGAATGGTCGTATCGGTCAGTTTTTCGGAAAATAAAATAGTACCGTTAAAAAGTCCGAGAACAAAGCCAATTATTCCTCCGATGAAAAAACCGATTAGAGCGCGTTGTGTACTAATAAAAACGTGTTCCTGCAATTCCCCCGTGTTAAATAATCGAATTGCTGCTTGTACCACTTCCAGCGGAGTAGGCAGCAGTGTGGAAGTAATAATTTGGTATTGACCGAGGACTTGCCAAAGCACAATAAAAACGATCGGCAGCACCCACGGGAAGAGCTGATTGTTATACCAGCCTGTAGTCCTTTTCAATTTCTCACCCACTTCAAAAAACTCTAAATTTACATTTTGTTTAAATTATAATAATTCCTACCTGTTTTGTAAAGATTATATTACTGTTATTTCAGAATATTTCCCTTAAGAACTTTTTAAAAAAGAGATATTATTACTTTTTTACTGATTAGAAAATGCTTTTCTATACATATTTAATTAGCTTACAGCACAATAAAGTAGCTTTTACTCCAAAGACATTTAAAAATTTTTACAAAAGATTTATAATTATGGATAAGGAGAAGTTTTTTAGTTTGATTTCATTATTTTGTTTTGGCAAATAAGAAAGTATAAAACCTTCTTATTTGCATAAGTGCAACTATGGCAATCGCTCAGGAGGCTTGCACTCCAAAGTATAAGGGTTTCTAAGAAAGCGAAGTTCGCCTTCTAAGAATCTCTTTAAAGAATGCCAAGTTTTCTAAAAATTCAGGGGATAGGAAGGATAACATGAGTAACAACTATACACAAACAGACGTTATCTTAATTGGCGCCGGAATAATGAGTGCTACATTAGGATCACTATTGAAAGAAGTAACGCCCGAATGGGAAATCAGAGTTTTTGAGAAGCTTTCAAAGGCTGGAGAGGAAAGCTCAAATGAGTGGAATAATGCGGGGACAGGACATTCTGCGCTATGCGAACTTAACTATACTGTTGAAAAACCAGACGGATCGTTAGATATTAGTAAAGCTATAAAAATTAATGAACAGTTTCAGCTTTCCAGACAGTTCTGGTCATACTTGGTTGATTCCAAGCTAATCGGTAACCCAGAAGACTTTATTAAAGCGCTGCCACATATGAGTTTAGTGCAAGGGGAAAGCAATGTGGATTTCCTGAAAAAACGCTTTAACATGCTGTCAGCTAATCCATTATTCCAGGGGATGGAATTTTCCGATGATGTGGAGCAGTTAAAAGAATGGATGCCACTTATCATGAATGGCCGTACATCAGATGAACCAATCGCTGCAACCAAGATTGATTCTGGGACAGATGTGAACTTCGGTGCTTTAACACGCGTCTTGTTTGAACACTTAGAGAGCGTAAATGTTGATGTGAACTATCAGCACAATGTAAAAGATATTAAACGTAATAATGAGGGATTATGGGAAGTAAAAGTCTATGATCAGGAGAATGGAAAAATCGAATACCATACCGCGAAGTTTGTCTTTATTGGTGGTGGAGGAGGAAGTCTGCCTTTATTGCAAAAAACAGGTATTCCAGAATCAAAGCACATTGGCGGCTTCCCTGTAAGCGGACTATTTATGGTATGTAATAATCCGGAAGTGATTGAACAGCATCATGCTAAAGTTTACGGAAAAGCTAAAGTAGGTGCTCCACCGATGTCTGTTCCACATCTGGATACACGTTTTATCGAAGGAAAAAAATCATTGCTGTTTGGACCTTTTGCAGGCTTTACACCAAAGTTTTTAAAAACTGGTTCATTGCTTGATCTGATAACTTCGGTGAAATCTGATAATCTCTTAACATTGTTGTCAGCAGGTGTTAAAGAATTACCGTTAACAAAATACCTCATGCAGCAAGTTGTTTTGTCTAATGAGAAGCGGATGGAAGAGTTGCGGGAGTTTATTCCAAATGCACAAAGCAAAGATTGGGATATTGTCATAGCAGGTCAGCGTGTGCAAGTAATTGAAGATACAGAAGATGGCGGTAAAGGAACACTTAAGTTTGGTACAGAAGTGGTGTGTGGAGCAGATGGGTCTGTAGCAGCGCTTCTAGGTGCATCTCCAGGGGCTTCGACAGCCGTTCATGTGATGCTCAACGTAATGGAAAGGTGCTTCCCTGAACAAATGAAAGAATGGGAGCCGAAAATTAAAGAAATGGTTCCATCTTATGGAATAGCGCTTTCTGAAAATCCAGCACTTTACAGAGAAATTGAAGCAACCATCCAGGAAACACTTGGATTAAGCGAAATAAAATCTGTTTTGGCTCATGCCTAAGGATGTAATCTTTCATTACGGAACTTAGAAACCTTTGATTTATCGATAGAAATTAATGACGAAGACCCCAAAAATGAGGTTGAATTTTTGGGGTCATTTAAATTATTACTTATTTATATTTCAACTATGTATCTATCAAATGTCATTTTTACCGGAACAATTGTATTTAAAGCTTCTATCTTTACATATATATTTCAATTCTATTAAAGCCTACTGAAGAAATACCTTGCTATGCGTATTCTATATTAAATACACATAGGAGGTCATTACTATCAAATACTTAACACTAATCACACTAGTAACTTTAGGTTTAATTTTATTTACAAGCGAAGTACATGCAAGCAGCCAGTATACGGTGCAATCAGGAGATATTTTATCTGAAATTTCAATGAATCATAATGTAAGTGTAGATTCATTGCTTGAATTTAACGAGTTCCTTGCAGACCCAGATATTATTTATGCCGGTCAGACCATTACCATACCAGATGCAGAGGGAGAAACATTTACAGTAACTGCTTATACTGCAGGCTATGAATCTACTGGAAAAGAACCTGGGGATCCAGCATATGGTGTTACAGCATCAGGTACGGAGGTACAGGAAGGGCAAACAGTAGCCTGTCCGGAATCATTAGCATTCGGGACAAAATTGTATATTCCTTATTTCGATAAAACATTTACTTGTGAAGATAGAGGAAGTGCAGTTACAGAAGGTCGATTGGATGTATATATGGAAGATTTAGATGAAGCATTAGAGTTTGGCGTTAAAGATTTACAAGTGCAATATTAGGGTCATTGTTGAGAGTAAATAGTGTTTTATTTTCTGAGTAAATAAAGAATATGAAGTGAAAAGCATTTCCTTGAAATGCCCATATCAGAAAAATGGTAAGTTAACAATCAAAGATCTTGGAATAAGATCGAAATTAGAACTTACATATTTCAATGTTGGAAATCTTTTCCCTTCTTTTGCCAACTATAAACTTCAAATCTTAATCATATTTTATCATGAATAAACTGCACATCCAATTGATAATTTTGTCTAACAATTGGGGGTGCAGTTCAAACCTATCCCTGTGTTCCTAATCGCCAAAAATGCAGTTAACAATCTTATTGACATGAATGTCTGTTGTATTTAAGGAAAAGATATTTAAATCCTTGTTTTTAATTAAAAGTGGAAGTTCTGTACAACCCAATATGATACCTTGTATATCCTCTCTTCTTACCATTTCATTGATGATATTTAAAAATTGATTTTTAGTTTCCGTATTCACAATGCCATTTTGTAATTCTTCAACGATTTTTCTATGAATGTATTCTTGTTCAGATTGATTAGGTACAAATATCTCCTTTTTAACAGAAATAAAAGGATTTTTGAAAAAGTCATTTTCCATTGTAAATATAGTACCTAAAAGACCGACTCTCTTTATATCGAACTCTTGTGCCTTCAAACATGTCTCCTCTATGATGCTTATCAAGGGCACTTGGACTTGTTGTTGAACTTCTTTAAAAACAATATGTGGAGTATTTCCTGAAAACACTACAAAGTCGGACCCGATACGTTCTAACTTTTTAACAGCGTCAGTTAAGTATTGAATTAGCTTTTGTGTTTGATTATTCATAAGGAGATCAAACATTTTATACATATTAATACAATTAATAAAAAGTTCTGGCAGGTCTTCTTTAGTGCCTATCTTTTCTTGGTATTTAGTAACTATTGATTGATAGTAATCTACTGTCGATTCGGGACCTGTACCACCAATGATTCCAACCTTTTTCAAACTATCCACCTCAATTATAGTTTTATATATTTACACATTTATCTTTTCCTGGAGTGGAAAATGTAGGACACAGAGAAGTTGAACAGACCAAACAGTGACTACTGTTTGGCCTTTAGCAGCATCATTTAGGCATGGTAGATCGACTATTAACCTATTTTTAGGCCTTTATCCAATCCTTTTTTAATAACTTCAACCAATGTATCAATTTCCTCTTTAGCATTATACAATGCAAAGGATACTCTGATGTTAGCTCTAGCATCGGTGACAACAATGTTGTTCTCTGTCAAGTAATCAAACCATTCCGATGAAGGAAGGTTTAATACATTAATATGGGATCGTCGCTCCCTTGTATTTTCTGGACCAATCAGTTGAATCCCGAGAGGGCGCAACCTTTCTAGTAAATAGTCACCTAGTGATAAAACGTGTTCTTCGATATGTTCAACTCCTATTGAGTTAATGATATTTAATGAATGATTGAGTGCCCGTATCCCAGAATAATTATAGTTTCCTAACTCAAAACGGCCTGAATCATTCTTTAGTTCAATAGGATTAAGTCCAAGCACTAAATCAGCTGGGGGGTTAGCCATTCCAGCAGTGGAAGTATATGCTTGCTTCAGGTTAGGAATCAAAGCCTCGTCACAATAGAAGAAACCATGTCCTGGTAAAGCCATTAGTCCCTTGTGACAACCAGCCGATAACATAGATACGCCCAAAGATTTAACATCAAAATCAATGACCCCAACAGACTGCATGGCATCGAGAACAAGATAGATATTATTTTCCTTACAAAGTTTCGAAATGTCTTGAATATCATGCCGCTGGCCTGGATGAAACGTAATATGAGAAAGAGAAATCACTCGGGTTCTTTCATCTATATATGGCCGAAATGAGTCTGCATTAAGCCACTTACCTTGATTGTAAGGAACTAGTTTCACTTCTAACCCTTTGGAACGTTGCCCTAGCCAAGCAGAGGCATTATTTGGATGTTCTGCTTCCGCAATAAGGACATTATCTCCGGGCTCCCAGGGAATGGCATTAGCCGCAATGTTTAAACCTTCTGAAGTATTTTTGGTAAAAGCAACTTCTTGACTTTTAGCTCCAATGAGCTTCCCTATTTTCCCTCTAACCTCTTCTACTTCTTCATACCATGAATCTTTATCTCCACCGGTTAAGTTTGCATTCTCAACAAGATCTATTATTTTGTCCTTAACACTAGTGGCAATCGGATTTCGGTTGGCAGCATTGAAATATAATGTATCCTTGGTTACTGGGAAATCATCGCGAATAGATTGGAATTTAGCATGCTGTCCTTGTTCTTTAGTAGTTTTAACTGTGTTCGTCATAAATAAAAACTCCTTTTTGGGTAAATTTTTTTCATAAAAGTAAACTTTTTTATTAAATAGATTTAGATTTATTTAAAATATCCCAACCTGCAATACCTGTGTTCGTCATTTCATATGGGTTTAGTATAATATCTAATTCTTCTTCACTTAATTTCCCCTTTTTGATGCACAAGTCTCTGACAGATTGATCCGTCATTAGAGCTTCATAAGCAATGAGAGATGCCTCTTCATAGCCCAAGTAGGGATTAATCGCTGTGATTAAACCAATGCTTTTTGTAACATAATTATCAACAATTTGCTCATTTGCCTTGATTCCCTTTACACAATTTTGTGTAAAGGTATTAAATCCATTGGTCATCATTTTTATTGATTGAAGCAAATTTAAAATCATAACCGGCTCCATCACATTTAACTCTAACTGACCAGCTTCAGATGCTAAGGAAATGGTTTGATCGTTTCCAATGACCTGGAATGCAATTTGATTGATAACTTCTGGAATAACGGGATTTACTTTTCCAGGCATAATCGAGGATCCTGGTTGACGTGCAGGAAGTGTAATTTCTGCTAAGCCAGCTTTAGGACCTGAAGCCATTAACCGCAAATCATTTGCTATTTTTGAGAGATTAATCATGCAAACTTTCAATGTTGATGAAAGGCTTGTATAAACATCGGTATTTTGTGTAGCGTCAACCATGTTATAAGGGATTATTAATGGAAATCCACTAATCTCATTTAAGTGGTTTATTACTAAATTTATATATTCTTGATTCGCATTAAGTCCTGTACCAACTGCTGTTGCTCCTATATTTACTTCATTTAAATGAAGTGAAGCTTGTTGGATACGAGTTATGTCACGTTTAATAACACAGCTATAAGCCTTAAATTCCTGGCCTAATCGTATTGGTACCGCATCTTGTAAATGAGTACGACCGATCTTAACAATATGGTCAAATTCATTAGCTTTTTCCAAGAAAGCACCGTGCATTTCTTTCATAGAGTCCAGCAATATCTCTGCAGATTGTAATAACGCAATATGCATCGCGGTAGGGAAAACATCATTGGTAGACTGTGAAGCATTAACATGACTATTTGGGCTTATATAAGAGTAATTTCCTTTTTCTTTTCCTGAAAGTTCTAAAGCCCGATTAGCTAGAACTTCATTCATATTCATATTAATAGAAGTACCGGCTCCTCCTTGTATAGGGTCAACTATAAATTGGCCGTGCCAATGGCCAGCTATAATCTCATTAGCAGCTGTTACAATCACATCCCCAATTGATCTCGGTAACATGTTCGTCTCCATATTTGCAAGAGCAGATGCTTTTTTTACCATTGCTAAACTGTTAATAAGTTCTTTCTCTATCGCATAGCCTGTAATTGAAAAGTTTTCAGCTGCCCGCACGGTTTGAACCCCGTAATATGCTTCAGAAGGAATTTCTTTTTCTCCTAATGCATCTTCTTCAATTCGTGTTGTTTGTTCTTCGTAAACAGTCAAGAAAATGACCTCCCATTTATCATATTAATCCTTCCTTTATTACCCTTGTAATTGTTTATCTTGCTAAGTTTATTTAAAGATTCTTCAACCTTTTCTATTAGGATCACAAAAGATTTATTTATTGTTACTTTTTTTTACTATATTAAATTTTTTTAGTAATATATACACAAACTTTTAACTAAAATGGCATGCAATACCTAAGATGGGAATTCATAATAGTATAGAATATCTTGGATTCCCTTTCTATAATTACTATTCTTACAATCTTTATAAGTGTTAGTTTGTCTACATTACCTTGCTTTTTTGATGTGGTTCTTCAATACTTCTTTTCAATTCATATACTTTTTCTTGGCGTTCAATGACAAGAGCTACTGCCGCATCTCCATAAATATTAGCAACTGTTCTTGCCCCGCCAATAAGCCTATCTACACCTGCAACAATGCCGATGGCTTCAATAGGGATACCTACGGATGTAAGTGTCAGTGTTAACATGATTAAACTTGCTGCTGGTACACCAGCAGTTCCAATAGAAGCTAGTAATGCTGTACCAAGAATGATTAATTGTTGAATAAATGTTAGCTCCATGCCTAAGAGTTGCGCTACAAATAAGGCAACAACCCCTTGATAAATAGCACTCCCATCCATGTTAACAGTGGCTCCTAATGGTAAAACAAAGCTTGACGTACTTTTCGAAATCCCCAGATTTTCTTGTGCATTTTTTAAAGTAATCGGAAGAGTTGCTGCCGAGCTATCAGTGGCATATGCAAATGTAGCGGCCGGAAATAGTCCTTTTAAAAATTTCCAAGGATTCGTTTTTCCAAGCATCCAAGATAAAAGGCCGCACTGGACAAGAATAATATGGCTTAGAATAGCTCCATAGACGACAAGAACTAATTTTAATAATGGAAGTAATAC
This region of Oceanobacillus sp. FSL K6-2867 genomic DNA includes:
- a CDS encoding aliphatic sulfonate ABC transporter substrate-binding protein, with the protein product MKKTILLLVIALFVLAACSSGGDSNADATNSGNSENEVITIGYQKGNTINILKEHGNLDEALNEAGYTIEWKVFTTGTVLLEALNTNNIDFGHASDGNAVFMQSGGHQLNYLASEAPYPEGVALVTKADSDIETVEDFKGKKIGVTRGGNQHYLLLVALEEAGISLDEVDIKFYKDAAEGLAAFTKDEFDVYGTWDPYLAIVENTVETRTILNGTGLTENRTFYFGTEEFLSNKPEVVKIILEELQNADQWANENKTEVAEILATELGLDTAPLQQANDRRTFGVEKIDEEIITSQQQLADTFFAAELLESEISIEEAVNIDEALIPSNLK
- a CDS encoding glycoside hydrolase family 3 N-terminal domain-containing protein encodes the protein MAHKQLELEVRNKQLIEEDGFTFKDLNNNGNLDPYEDWRLSPEERARNLVSLMNIDEKIGMMLINTRRMGLYQEDKSKTSHNGVLDEAIVEKGESIFATSKVYGTTHTIENRHLRHFILRDNFSPGETAEWINTMNEVAEGTRLGIPVIVASNSRNENGESIFGMNDAIGIFSTWPGTLGLAAAAMGDIKKGGDASIISEFSKIAQTEWNATGLRKGYMYMADVVTDPRWQRTYGTFGEDPEFIADAIGRIIEAFQGKTLGKNSIAMTTKHFPGGGPRENGFDPHYKEGKWNLYPTPGSLEKYHLPPFRAAVEHGTSSIMPYYSIPSIKKSVVQEFEGEDIPFEEVGFAFNQYFIEYMLRKKLGFKGYINSDSGIVNNMSWGVESLSIAERFAKAVNAGTDIIADTNDIENLKKAVDQGWISEKRINEANERLFTEMFALGLFDDRTYNSPENADEVVNTPAHWDAAYEAHKKSVTVLKNSKETLPLTADKLEGKKVYMKAYHKDTEHAATYTEQALADAKELGQFELTDAYEEADIAILFLQPKSGTYFNATPGLLELGLCENKSLKALDGAPYEETTLSEIEHLNKVAENIRSRGGKVIISVNVILPWILGNVEPLADALVAGYDTFFKAQLEIMAGNEQPTGVLPLTLPASEEVIAVDEEGNCASRNDVPGYDKDKYMPEGISYAYKDSDENVYRLGHGLQYNG
- the mqo gene encoding malate dehydrogenase (quinone), translated to MSNNYTQTDVILIGAGIMSATLGSLLKEVTPEWEIRVFEKLSKAGEESSNEWNNAGTGHSALCELNYTVEKPDGSLDISKAIKINEQFQLSRQFWSYLVDSKLIGNPEDFIKALPHMSLVQGESNVDFLKKRFNMLSANPLFQGMEFSDDVEQLKEWMPLIMNGRTSDEPIAATKIDSGTDVNFGALTRVLFEHLESVNVDVNYQHNVKDIKRNNEGLWEVKVYDQENGKIEYHTAKFVFIGGGGGSLPLLQKTGIPESKHIGGFPVSGLFMVCNNPEVIEQHHAKVYGKAKVGAPPMSVPHLDTRFIEGKKSLLFGPFAGFTPKFLKTGSLLDLITSVKSDNLLTLLSAGVKELPLTKYLMQQVVLSNEKRMEELREFIPNAQSKDWDIVIAGQRVQVIEDTEDGGKGTLKFGTEVVCGADGSVAALLGASPGASTAVHVMLNVMERCFPEQMKEWEPKIKEMVPSYGIALSENPALYREIEATIQETLGLSEIKSVLAHA
- a CDS encoding amino acid racemase; protein product: MKKVGIIGGTGPESTVDYYQSIVTKYQEKIGTKEDLPELFINCINMYKMFDLLMNNQTQKLIQYLTDAVKKLERIGSDFVVFSGNTPHIVFKEVQQQVQVPLISIIEETCLKAQEFDIKRVGLLGTIFTMENDFFKNPFISVKKEIFVPNQSEQEYIHRKIVEELQNGIVNTETKNQFLNIINEMVRREDIQGIILGCTELPLLIKNKDLNIFSLNTTDIHVNKIVNCIFGD
- a CDS encoding LysM peptidoglycan-binding domain-containing protein encodes the protein MQSGDILSEISMNHNVSVDSLLEFNEFLADPDIIYAGQTITIPDAEGETFTVTAYTAGYESTGKEPGDPAYGVTASGTEVQEGQTVACPESLAFGTKLYIPYFDKTFTCEDRGSAVTEGRLDVYMEDLDEALEFGVKDLQVQY
- a CDS encoding ABC transporter permease subunit — protein: MKRTTGWYNNQLFPWVLPIVFIVLWQVLGQYQIITSTLLPTPLEVVQAAIRLFNTGELQEHVFISTQRALIGFFIGGIIGFVLGLFNGTILFSEKLTDTTIQMVRTIPHLALIPLVILWFGIGESAKVFLVAVGVMFPIYINTFNGIKNVDRRLIEMGSVYGLSKWNLFTNIILPGSLPSILVGIRYALGVMWMSLIVAETIGADSGIGFMATSAREFMQMDIVVLTIVLYAILGKLSDVIAKLFEQRLLKWNAAFNK
- a CDS encoding ATP-binding cassette domain-containing protein, whose amino-acid sequence is MFNIELKDVSKSYGDNEVLHGIDLSIEQGSFTAIVGRSGCGKSTLLRIIAKLEEVTKGTLLFTSGENKKPKIRIMFQDDRLLPWKNNLNNIALGSVNQTAAKESLEKVGLIDKQSDWPDQLSGGQKQRIALARALASNPDILLFDEPLGALDALTRMEMQKLIEGLWEQQQFTSLLVTHDVTEAVHLADRVIVIDKGVIQLDQEIDLPRPRERNEKFTCYEKKILNQILGG
- a CDS encoding thioredoxin domain-containing protein, which gives rise to MTKFVENAFLSYGNLEAPVKVEVFLNLACPYCATFFEAADQSLAPYIENGQVQYVIKHYDKPREMLLYGTLVNLFFDYNDPQRIYEIMKELFENQSQWSESDSDSIKKMLTEQYGLKEEPNTIDLSLKITAEAIKRQVKMVPTVFINDKEFQYPVEIDAQQLKDEVEKALA